CCTCTGGAGTCTTTCTGACTACTTGTATATTCCACTTCCTGTGGAAACAGAAATATCAGACGTGCCATTGCAATCAGATTCCTGTTTGGATGGTTACCTTCCTTCCCAAATTTGTTACTAAATACTTGTTAATTTCTGTGGAGAATTATTTCATGCTATCATGCAAGTTTCAGTCCTTCTAAGTAATACTATTGCCTCAGACTGGATGGGACTGAGCTGGAAAGGGCTGTTGGTCTAATCAGCCATGATATGAAGCAAGAGAGAACacttttgaataaaaaaaggaCATTATGTGAAAGCTTCTGTTTCCAGAGTCACACCATGGGGCTGATGGGCCAGTTCAAAAGCACATAAACACTTACAGGTTCTCCCATCAGAGAGATGGGATTTGGTGGAACATGGGGGAGCTGtttgcaggcagagctgcccgGCTGCCTCGGTGGCCAGTGAGGCTTCTCTGTGCTTTTAGGGAGATGGTAATCAGCAAGTCAGAGGCAGCCACACATGGCTCTCCTATTTTAGCTctgtttggtgttttctttccatcagGTGTGGTGTACAACCAGCATGTTGGTCTGATGAACACAAGCAAATTCTGCTGGGGCCAGTTGAGTTAACCTGTCTGTAAaacaggaggaggcagctgatGGCCTGAAATGCAGGCAAAGCTGATGCAGACATGTCATTCAGCTCTCCCAAGATGTGAGGACAGGCTGCTACCTGAAAGGATGTATGTGAGAGGTTTCATCTGAGGAACTCAGACACTGCTGGCCATGTTCCTTTCTATCCAGATCTTTTGTAATGCAGCCTTCAGATTAAGGTTGTAAAGGGAAAGTCATCTGTATGTAAGTTTTGGCTGACAGAAGAACTTTGTAAAAATTCAATCTGGATTGGGAAGGACAGGAACTATGCATAGGAACATTTTTGCATTATTAGATTTATTAGTTTATAATATATGTTACCAGGTAAGAAGCAATTTACAAGCATCAGTAAGGGTTCAATTGCTTTCTCATATATCCCCCAAAGccctaaacaaaaaaatcaaacaacgCAATCCCTTAATGGAGATAAGTGTTACAAAATTTTAAGGATGCCCTAAGTTTTTAAAGGGCTGAATATTCTAAAGTAAGGCTCTAAGGTAAATTACTAAGATCTTtgttaattacagaaaaatcacaggaaGAATATCCATCAGACCTTGACTTTTGCTCATGACTTCATTCGTCTTCACTCTTTTCTAACTGTATTATCCAAACCAGGCTTTCTCCATAGTAGGCCTGGGGAGTTTATTCCCAAAGAGAGCAGGGTTGTATCTGCAGAGAACACTGGCACGTTGAAGAAAGGTGGGCATAGTGGGATTGTGGGAGTGTGTATCTGCTTGTGAGCATGTGGAGATGAGATTTACACCTGTGTTCAGGAGATCCTCAGCCAGAGGAACAGAGTTTTCCTAAGTCCTGCTTATCATAGACAGCCAGTTTGGCCCAAgttctggaaaaggaaaaagggttgCAATGCCTCAACAACCTCTTGAGGAGATTATATGGAAATATGAGAGACAGAACACCTCTGACTTTACTAGAGAATTTTCAGCAAGGCTCAAATTTTGatgaagcaaaagcagagatGTAGTAAAAGAGGTTGGCAGCTACAAGGCAGGGCTATAAACTGGTATATGGAGAGGGGGAAGGCCACAAAAGAAGCAAGGTGATGAGGGtaaagctgggagaaaaaacTAGCTGTGTGACTGGGGAAATGGGACTGAGGACATGGGAGAGGGCTGGGAGATGCCAGAGAAACCAGAGTCATACTGCATAGGGataggaaaagcagagaagtgagACATCAGGGAGGTGTAGGAGAAAACACGggcttctttcctcttctcttaCTTACATAAATTTGGAGCTGAAAGATTGTCAAATCAAAAAGATACCTGTTTTCAAGACAAATCTCAGTGAATGTAAGGGGCAGGAAGCAGTGTATGCTGCTTATGTGTACTTTTTTCTACCCAAACCTACCAAAAAGcctgttttccattaaaaaaggAACATAAGGCTTTGCATGGCTCTGTAATACATAGATGGTGGTCTCCTCTACAATGAACACATCCACTACTGTCCTGTTGCAATGCTAAATTTGCCTGAGACCCTCTTAGAGTGGTTAATTTCTAACTTGGATCTTGCTACCAATACACTCCTATGACAAAGGTCACATTTCTAAAGACAAAAGTAAAGAAAGGAAGGTAGTAACATGGTGCCAGTAATGCAgttgaattttacttttaatttacaGCTTAGGGGTTATTCTAGCTAATAGGCCTCTTCTAGTCAAAACAGAACAAGAatgctccctctgctcttcaGGGGGAGTGTTAAGATTGATGATCTCAATGCATTCTAGCTGCCTGTGCATACATAACCTTTCTGAGTGCTTGCTTGTGATGGAAACTGTTCGCTGTGTTTTGCAGGTACTTCTGAATCTTCAGCTTCTTCCCGCTCTCTCCTTGGCTCTGATTTCTCTCCCATTTTCTTATGAGACTTGCTTTTTCTCAAATGCAACTTTTCTCTTTCTCGTCTCTCCTTTACACCTTCAGGTTGctaaaaggcagggaaaaaatagcAGGGAGTTAAAAGTGACTCctacaagaacaaaaaaaaagctcattATGTTATTTCACgatgaaacaaaatattccagTAACCTGCCTCACCAAGATCGGCTTTACCATGATGGGCTCAAATTCAAGGCCCAAGGCAGTCACCCTGAAGCTCAGCAAGAAGCAACACACATGCTTTGATTTTACTCTGTATATGATAGGAAGGTCACTGGCCAAGTGGACTTGAAGAGGAGAGCagacaggagggagagaggaagggggTCTGAGTTTTCAGCCCAGACTCTCTGTTTCTGTCCTTTCACTTGATCCATCTTTATGTGCCTGAAAGCTGCTCAGTGCCAGCTGCAAAGACCTCACTGAAAACAAGGTCATGAAGGGTTCTCAAAGACACATCTATCAGACAAAAGCAATATGCAGGGAAGGAGATGAATTACCTTTCCCACAATGTTCACCTGTCTGATCATAGTGGTTTGAAATGCACCCACAGAGCTCAGAATGCAAAAAAATGCTCCATTTGGAGACATTGGTTTAAGCTCAAATTTCCTTTCAGATCTCTGACCGATTGCTCAGTTCTTTGAGATTCTCAAGTCTTTCACATCTCCCAAACTGCAATGGTGACTGACTGAGGGAATGACAACTTGGTCTGCTTGAAAAACAGACTAAAATACACACCTCACTGCTGATTACAGAGGGGCATTGGAATCCAAGCTTTTAACTGGAACTGAAGCCATATTTAATACATTATGCTTGCTATACCTAATCATACAACTATACACTCACAGACTTTCTAAACACAGGCATTTTTGAGAAATTATAAATGAGAAACCAGACAACCACTGGTGAATGCTGGCACATGAGGCAATGTAAATTTCCAAATGAAATCAACTGAAGAGCTcctaaagaggaaaaagaagattaGGGAATGCATTTGAAATTTTGACAATAGTGTAACAGTGCTGTCATCACCACaattctgcatatttttagAGGACTGGTCATGCAAGGACTATAATTATGGAACTGATCATGTAATTATGCTGCTTATTGAAAAGAGacctttatttcccttttgctGTGCAGAAGGTGTTCAAAGAGAgcttaaaattacttttccataCAAACTGTCAGTgtcaagaaactgaaaaaaaaaaaagatttttccttctgtggctATTTGATGCTAATGTCAGGTGTTATTTAAGCACAACTTTTTGAATGGAGTGACAATTTGATAGTGTTCTTCTGATACTTAAAAGTGAGTTAGGATTTATTACCCTTTCTTCCATTGTGTGATGCAGCAGATATTATgtatcaaaataataaaaatatattaaagtgTCATAGACAAAAGATTGCTACTGGCTACTTCATCAATACACACCAGACAAAACAAATGCTCATGGCTCAGGACAGAATGATGGGGACAAGGAAGAAATGGGGGGAGAATCCCCTGCTGCCTGCATGCCCTTTCAGTGAAATTATGTTCAGCCACTTACAGCagtagctgctgctgcagctgtgtggtgACACTGCAGAAAGCAGATGGATGGAGTCCTGAGGGGCAAGAGAGAAGCCTCTCAAACACTGCAGTGTCTGGCAGTATTACAGATAACACCATATGGGTTAAGTCAGGTCAGCAGCAGTGGAAAAGTAAGCTGGGTCTTGCAGCAAAAGTGAAGCAAATCTGGGTTTATATTGTCATGTTTTGTTGTCACAGCCAGAGACTCTTCTGAAAACATTGCCATATGAGCCAATGTGGTGTCTCATTTTGAGGATAAACATTCCTGAATAAGCCTAGACAGTAACACCACAACAAGAATCCTCACACTAATGATACAACTTTAACCTTGTTTGTGCTACTGTAGTAATTTGAGACCACATAATATGAGAAATTCCAATTGGAGTTTATGTCTGCACTTCCCCCAGCAATGTCACAGCAATTACACAAAGGATAAAGCTGACTTGGttgcttgggctttttttttctgtagtgatCTTAAGTTAGTTGTTACCTACCAAAGAAACTGAGCGTTTGCTTTTGAGATGCAATTGCTTTTCAAAGGACTCTGCAAATTCCTGAATGGAGTTTGATCTTGTCTCTGGGCATGAGCTGTCTGCTGAAGGTGTTCTGCTTGCCTTCCTGTGGCAGTGGCATTTGACATCTTGGTCTTGAAATTCCTTGGAGCCCCTGAGGTGGCCTGAAGATgagcctttggcagaagcaTGAAGTTGTGTTGTATGGAGGGAGGAAAGCTtggcctgaaaaacaaaaggtcTTTGTTGAGTAATGAATATTAAAGCAGATCacacaaggaagaattttttttctgccacagaGACTCTCCAAACAGTGGTGCAAAGTGAAGGACCTTGCCCAGAattctgtgtctttctttttatgtgCAGGAGAATCATACTGCCAAGAACCTGCTTTTTAAAGGTAGCAGAGGCAGAATTTCCTATTACTGCTGGGTTTGAGGATCTAAGTTTTGGCAAACAAATGAACATTTCAAATGTAAAGTGTGCTGGGTCCTCTTAGTGTTCACTGACACTAAAAGGAACTGGGATTCTTCATAACCTCAAAAACTCAGGCTTTGCGCCCAGCTGCAGTTTCTAGGCAGGACTCTCAAAAAGCATTACCCAGCCCTTTGCGGCCAGATGAGTCAGATAAGAGGTTTGATCCCCGGGTCAAATTCTCAGCATGGCCCACAGGCAGCCTGGATGCTTCATTGTCCATCTTTGAATTTTCAGCTGATTTCTTGGACACATTTGTCCCAAACTAATGAAGGAGCAGTTTCAGGGCACTGAGGGATACATCCCAACCAAAGAAGTGGTAGGAAACATACTTCCACAATTACATTTGCAGGACTGAAGTGAGGAGGGAGTAGACAGATGTTTAGTTTCTGTGTGATTCAATTTTCCCAGGCCTGGCATGCAGATAAAAGCTATTGATCTGCATCAGCTTTGTTTAATTGAATGTCTGTAAAGGAGATACAGAACTGCTGTGTCCTGCGGAGTCATGTGTTGGTGGTTTTACTAATGGACAGACCCGTAGAAGAGATGGGTGAGAAGGACACCACACAGGGCCAGGGATACCCCGAACCCTGCCAGCTGTTGATGCTTTTTCAGGATGAGTAGCTGAACACTGATAAGATGCAGATGGTGAAAATTGTGAGAGATGGGAGGTACTGAAAATTACACCCCTGCAGGTGTCAGATTAAAGCATTCTAGGCACCCAGGTGCTGCATACATTTTTGAATGCATGTATGTTTTGGACATTatgaggaatttcttcacagaaaggatggttaggcattggaatgggctgcccagagaggtggtggagtcactgtccctggaggtgtttatggaaagactggatgtggcacccaGTGCCATCGTCTAACTGGCATGGTGGTggtttggtcaaaggttggactcaacGATCTcaggggtcttttccaacccagtTGATTCTGTGTTTTGTATAAGCCCGGTGCTAAGTCTTCAGCTACTAAGTAACTATGAGAAGTTCTGCTGGCTTTAAGGGAGCTGTGATTGTTTATAACAAATGAAGCCTTATCCTACAGGTTCTGCAGAGCTTTCTAAGAAAATCCAGTAGAAAACCTTACACTCAGAGTAGGTGTGTGTCTTggttgttttgttattttaacaaACAGGGGAAAACTAAACCAACTTGGTATAGCGTTCACATGAATCTACAAACCTTGGACTGCAAGGGACCTGAAACATGTCCTGCACACAATTTCATGCACTCTGGTCCAGATGCTGCTATAAATGTATTGGCACAACAGGAACCTATGCAGCCTTTCTCTGAATAGTGGGGCTGTGCATTCATATGGCTGTGGCTACATCACTTTAGACAGGCTTGATGAGAGATGCTAAATATAATAAATCTCACACCCAACAGAAGTACCTAATAAGGAGAGTTTACAAAAAATATGGTACtgattccattttttttttccaggcataAGCTTACTATGTCCAGTATTATGGACTGTCTCTGAGAGTAGTGTTAACGATTTCTGCCATGTCGTTTTTACTTTGGTTTCAAACCAGTCAATACAGCTGTAAGTTCTGTAAGGTCATATTGTATTGTTACTTTAGAAAGCATCAAAGCAATCACATTGTGCTCAAGGGACGGGAGCACACATGCCATGCCAGGCTCAACAAGCTAAATGTCTTCTCTGTCATTTTAATGGCATCAACATATATACtttcctggaaataaaaattgtcTCATGGTAAAAATCACTGGTATCTGTTCCTAGAGGGTTTGGggcaaaaaaaacaaactacaaaCACAGGAGGACAGCTGAAATGGGGGATTGTATTCTATCCTGTTTTGCACTGtctgtaaatgttttcttttactaagacattgcttttttatttcccttcacaGATAGAATTACAGTGAAGCCCTCAACAAAAAGACTGCAGTTTACCTACCAATATGGCAGCAATGGTCCAGAAAAGGGACAGCCTTTCCTCTGAAATGCCCATCTGCCTCAGTGGGCTAAGGGTAAAGCTACACAGACAGGTCTATGCAATCATATTACTGTGACTGTGCCTTCTCTCACAGTGCTTTGCATGATACATTAAATTCTTCACCATCaaaatggggattttttgcCAGTGCTGGGAAAGCCAGAAGCACCAAGGGATCTCAGGGATTGTTTCTCTTTACCATTAgtactcctttttttctgtgttgggTAAAGGCCACTCATGCTCAGTGTGTCTATTTACAAAACAGCTAATCTTCTGCTAATTGCCCATCTCAAACACACAAAAGttacacaaacaaaaataattcacaCAACAAAACTTGTTGTCAGTATAATTTGCCTTATCTCTTTCTCAGTTTCTGTTGCAGACAAGTTAATTGCTTACATCTTTTGGGCTTGATCTGAGAGCTTGCACAGCTGTCagtaagaaaattaatcttcagTGTGTCAGCACAAATGATCATTGTTTGCTGGAGTTTACACAATGTCCCGAGTATTTTAGGGATATTTTGAAACATCTGACATTCAGATGCTCTCCCATGGCTTCATTTCCTTCAGAGAAGCTTATAGACAAACAcatgtttcttaaaaatgttttggtcTGGGCTCCAATTGGTCTATAGTAACAATATTGTGGTAGATCACTCTTAGTTTAGTTTAAATTAAATGTCAGTAGCTTCAACAGCAGTCAGTTGTTCTGCTCCCACTCTCAGCTGCTCTTAGCAATTTTCTCCTGTGAGCAACAATGTCTATTTGAAGGTGGATACATGTATGGGGTTGTAAAACTCTTATCAGTTCTCCTTTGCCTCCAATCTTTTCCTTACAACAAAATGTCTGGGAAGTAAGAACTGTTCTGAGCCAAAATGATGCAGGATACCTAGAATGTGTCAAGGAAAGTAATAACTGGAGGCTTCAAAAAGAGTATCACAGTTAATTTGTCTAAAACTTGCCAGGGGAACAAGTTAAataaaggagaaggaaacatGACTTAATTGTCCCCAGTTGTCACATTCAGTGTTGGCCCACAGCAATATACACAACTCTGAGCTTTCCAGGAGAGTGGAGCTACGTGTTGTTTTAGCCTGAGTGTGGAGTTACGTGTTTTAGCCTGACTTGCCAGTGACGCAGGGAAGGATGAATATAATTTTGTGTTCCCCTCTGCAGAATGTGAATGACAAtagcaaaagcattttgcaaagcTCATCTCAGTACTATGTGTGAGGTACACCAagatattggggaaaaaaataatgaaaactgtTGTTAGTTTGGGAGTTATTTTACAAAGCTTTATCCGAATTTGGGATGGGGGCTGTACCACAATAGGATACCACAGgagtttatttttgtctctgaggtgggagcaggggctTGAATGTCTTACTACAGGACAGGAAAAACTACAAAGATCAATACACCAGTTTGGAGCTGAAAATGATTTTGCAGTAGAACCACCTTTTGTGCTGCCCTGAGAGCACTTAGCTGTGTAGCACC
This Corvus moneduloides isolate bCorMon1 chromosome 2, bCorMon1.pri, whole genome shotgun sequence DNA region includes the following protein-coding sequences:
- the LNP1 gene encoding leukemia NUP98 fusion partner 1 codes for the protein MEYDEDDDIFFAKWMSSFWGHNLIDEKEKEGRGLKKRQTRLCSERRASLPAKLSSLHTTQLHASAKGSSSGHLRGSKEFQDQDVKCHCHRKASRTPSADSSCPETRSNSIQEFAESFEKQLHLKSKRSVSLQPEGVKERREREKLHLRKSKSHKKMGEKSEPRREREEAEDSEVPAKHSEQFPSQASTQKGYVCTGS